In a single window of the Caldisalinibacter kiritimatiensis genome:
- a CDS encoding GH1 family beta-glucosidase, with product MNKFDKGFVFGTATSSYQIEGAHDVDGRTDSIWDVFSRTPGKVHNGDTGDIACDHYNRYEEDVELLKELGVESYRFSIAWPRIFPEKGKYNSKGMEFYKKLIKALKNANIKPAITLYHWDLPMWAENEGGWTNRECVDWFCEYAEKCFEELGNEVDSWITHNEPFCSGFLGHYTGEHAPGIKSLDKSLKAIHHILLSHGKAVKIFRERGFNGQIGITLNLSPAYPNDNTINDRIACNNCDGFFNRWFLDPVFKGTYPMDMINLFTKKVKNFSFIKEGDLETISVKNDFLGINYYSSNVVEYSTDEELLFKFIEQDTKKTDMNWAITPSKLKDLIRRIREEYTNIPIYITENGAAFKDVVNEDGKVYDTDRIDYIKEHLKVISQLNEEGMNVAGYYLWSFMDNFEWAFGYSKRFGIVYVDYDSLKRIKKESFYEYSRIIKNRYVE from the coding sequence ATGAATAAATTTGACAAAGGTTTCGTTTTTGGAACAGCAACATCTTCATATCAAATTGAAGGAGCCCATGATGTAGACGGTAGAACTGATTCTATATGGGATGTCTTCTCAAGAACACCAGGAAAAGTACACAATGGAGATACTGGAGATATTGCATGTGACCACTATAACAGATATGAAGAAGATGTTGAGCTTTTAAAAGAATTAGGGGTTGAATCCTATAGATTTTCAATTGCATGGCCAAGGATATTTCCAGAGAAGGGAAAATACAATAGTAAGGGTATGGAGTTTTATAAAAAGTTAATTAAAGCCCTTAAAAATGCTAATATAAAACCAGCTATTACCCTTTATCATTGGGATTTACCAATGTGGGCTGAAAATGAAGGTGGTTGGACTAATAGAGAGTGTGTAGATTGGTTCTGTGAATATGCAGAAAAATGTTTTGAGGAATTAGGAAATGAAGTTGATAGCTGGATAACACATAATGAGCCCTTCTGCTCTGGATTTTTAGGACATTACACTGGAGAACATGCCCCAGGAATAAAAAGTCTTGATAAAAGCTTAAAAGCAATTCATCATATATTATTATCCCATGGTAAAGCTGTGAAAATCTTTAGAGAAAGAGGATTCAATGGACAAATAGGTATAACATTGAACTTATCACCAGCTTATCCTAATGACAATACTATTAATGATAGAATTGCTTGCAATAATTGTGATGGATTCTTTAACAGATGGTTCTTAGACCCAGTATTTAAAGGAACGTATCCAATGGATATGATAAATTTATTTACTAAAAAAGTGAAGAATTTTTCTTTCATAAAAGAAGGAGATTTAGAAACTATTTCTGTTAAGAACGATTTTCTAGGTATTAATTACTATAGCAGTAATGTTGTAGAGTACAGTACAGATGAAGAGCTACTTTTTAAATTTATAGAACAGGATACTAAAAAAACTGATATGAATTGGGCAATTACTCCATCAAAGCTTAAAGATTTGATACGTCGTATAAGAGAGGAATACACAAACATTCCAATATATATTACTGAGAATGGAGCAGCATTTAAAGATGTAGTTAATGAAGATGGAAAAGTGTATGACACAGATAGAATAGACTACATTAAAGAACACTTAAAAGTAATATCACAGTTAAATGAAGAAGGTATGAATGTAGCTGGATATTATTTATGGTCCTTTATGGATAACTTTGAATGGGCCTTTGGATACAGTAAGAGATTTGGAATTGTGTATGTTGATTACGATTCTTTAAAGAGAATAAAGAAGGAAAGTTTTTATGAATACTCAAGGATAATCAAGAATAGATATGTGGAATAA
- a CDS encoding glycoside hydrolase family 30 protein — MKEIKVVMTSKNTQDRLTEKENITFSNRLEVQEVDIELDINKRFQTILGFGGALTEAAAYKLSQMPFDKRQQVINSYFDSKNGLGYSMARIHINSCDFSLENYVYIEENDTELKTFDISREKKWVIPFIKDCMKVKGGEIKILASPWSPPAWMKTNKEMNNGGKLSPEYKEVWAKYYAKFIKAYREEGINIWGISVQNEPAAVQVWDSCVYSAEEERDFIKNYLGPIMHSEKLEDVNILIWDHNRDIMVERASTVLSDPEAAKYVWGTGFHWYLSEEFENVGKVHELFPDKHLLFTEGCQEGGVKLGEWFTGERYGRNIIGDLNNWTEGYLDWNIVLNEEGGPNHVGNFCDAPIIANTNTQQLHYNSSYYYIGHFSKYIRPGAVRIGMINKNNQLYATAFLNKDGKIALVVMNETEENIDFTFGFGNDVAKLSLPEHSIATYIFDSKLL; from the coding sequence ATGAAGGAAATTAAAGTAGTTATGACCTCTAAAAATACACAGGATAGATTAACTGAGAAAGAAAATATTACTTTCTCTAATAGATTAGAAGTACAAGAAGTGGATATTGAGTTAGATATAAACAAAAGGTTTCAAACTATATTAGGATTTGGTGGAGCACTTACAGAAGCAGCTGCTTATAAACTTTCACAAATGCCCTTTGATAAAAGACAACAGGTAATAAATAGCTATTTTGATAGTAAAAATGGCTTGGGGTATTCAATGGCACGTATACATATAAACAGCTGTGATTTTTCTTTAGAAAACTATGTATATATAGAAGAAAATGATACTGAGTTAAAAACCTTTGATATCTCTAGAGAGAAAAAATGGGTAATACCCTTTATCAAGGATTGTATGAAGGTTAAAGGTGGAGAAATTAAAATATTAGCGTCACCGTGGAGTCCACCTGCTTGGATGAAGACAAATAAAGAAATGAATAACGGAGGGAAATTATCCCCTGAATATAAAGAAGTATGGGCTAAATATTATGCTAAATTTATAAAAGCTTATCGTGAAGAAGGAATAAACATATGGGGGATTAGTGTACAAAACGAACCAGCAGCTGTTCAAGTTTGGGATTCTTGTGTTTATAGTGCTGAAGAAGAAAGGGATTTCATAAAGAACTATTTAGGTCCTATTATGCATTCAGAAAAACTTGAAGATGTGAACATACTAATTTGGGATCATAATAGGGATATTATGGTAGAAAGAGCTTCTACGGTACTTTCTGACCCTGAGGCAGCAAAATATGTTTGGGGAACAGGATTTCATTGGTATTTAAGTGAGGAATTCGAAAATGTTGGCAAAGTTCATGAGTTGTTCCCTGATAAGCATTTATTATTTACTGAAGGTTGTCAAGAGGGTGGAGTAAAATTAGGTGAATGGTTTACAGGAGAAAGATATGGACGTAATATTATTGGAGACTTAAATAATTGGACTGAAGGATATTTAGATTGGAATATTGTATTAAATGAAGAGGGAGGTCCAAATCATGTAGGTAATTTTTGTGACGCTCCAATAATAGCTAATACGAATACGCAACAATTACATTATAATAGCTCATATTACTATATAGGACACTTTAGTAAATATATAAGGCCTGGTGCAGTTAGGATTGGAATGATAAATAAAAATAATCAGTTGTATGCAACAGCCTTTTTAAATAAAGATGGAAAAATAGCTTTAGTAGTTATGAATGAAACTGAAGAAAATATTGATTTTACATTTGGTTTTGGTAATGACGTTGCTAAGCTTAGTTTACCAGAGCATTCTATTGCTACTTATATCTTCGATAGTAAGCTACTTTAG
- a CDS encoding carbohydrate ABC transporter permease, producing the protein MNKKNLVRGIIYAGLILLSIICLIPFAMMIINATRSNTEIVRGFSLIPGKSLIDNYKNMMYHMDISDGIFKGIWLGFKNSFIIAVSVTILSGYFSALTAYGFYAYEFKGKKLLFIFILVMMMIPSQLGLLGFYELNKALKTLDSYIPLIIPSIATPFTVFFMRQYLISTMHPAIIEAARIDGASEISIFHKIILPVMMPAVATMSIFSFIGAWNNYLLPLIVIFSPEKYPLPVLMGYLKGGKVAENLGSIYLAISISVVPIIIAFMFLSKHIIGSISAGAVKE; encoded by the coding sequence TTGAATAAGAAAAATCTTGTTAGAGGTATAATTTATGCTGGTTTAATTTTACTATCAATCATTTGTTTAATACCCTTTGCTATGATGATAATAAATGCAACCCGTTCGAATACCGAAATAGTGCGAGGTTTCTCTTTAATACCAGGAAAGAGTTTAATAGATAATTATAAAAATATGATGTATCATATGGATATTAGTGATGGTATTTTCAAAGGTATTTGGCTTGGATTTAAAAATAGTTTTATTATTGCAGTTTCTGTAACTATATTAAGTGGATATTTTTCAGCTTTAACAGCTTATGGTTTTTATGCTTATGAATTTAAAGGAAAAAAATTATTATTTATATTTATTTTAGTTATGATGATGATTCCTAGTCAATTAGGACTACTTGGTTTCTATGAGTTAAATAAAGCATTAAAGACATTGGATTCTTATATTCCATTGATTATTCCATCAATTGCAACTCCTTTTACAGTATTTTTTATGCGTCAATATTTAATATCTACAATGCATCCTGCTATAATTGAAGCGGCACGTATTGATGGAGCAAGTGAAATATCAATTTTTCATAAAATTATTTTACCCGTAATGATGCCAGCAGTTGCAACAATGTCTATTTTCAGCTTTATAGGTGCATGGAACAACTACTTATTACCATTAATTGTTATATTTTCACCTGAAAAATATCCATTACCTGTTTTAATGGGATACCTTAAGGGTGGAAAGGTTGCTGAAAACTTGGGATCTATATATTTAGCTATTTCAATTTCTGTTGTTCCTATCATTATAGCCTTTATGTTCTTGTCTAAACATATTATCGGCAGTATATCAGCAGGAGCAGTTAAAGAATAA
- a CDS encoding alanine/glycine:cation symporter family protein — MEKLTVFFSKLDSLVWGPPLLILLVGTGIFLTFRLGFLQIVKLPLALKYLFAKDEDNEGKGDVSSFAALCTALAATIGTGNIVGVATAIKAGGPGALFWMWMAALFGMATKYSEGLLAVKYRVTDDNGQMSGGPMYYIERGLGNKLLAKLFAIFGIGVAFFGIGTFPQVNAITNAVKIAFNIPIIISAIILTSLVALVTLGGIKSISRVSEFIVPFMAVFYIIGVICILIANIKLLPQTIALIIRSAFTPTAATGGFLGAGVMLAIRSGISRGVFSNESGLGSAPIAAAAAKTKSCVRQGLISMTGTFFDTIIVCTMTGLVLILTGTWNSELAGAEMTTAAFRIGLPISIIGEYIVTIGLIFFAFTTILAWNYYGERCTEYLFGVKGIRIYKYIFIALIASGSFLKLNLIWTIADIVNGLMAIPNLIALIGLSPVIVYETKKYFNAVKSRKIHNIKLADETN; from the coding sequence ATGGAAAAATTAACCGTATTTTTTAGTAAGTTAGACTCTCTTGTATGGGGGCCACCTTTACTTATTTTACTTGTGGGAACAGGGATTTTTTTAACATTCAGATTAGGTTTCTTGCAAATAGTAAAATTACCACTTGCCCTAAAATATTTATTTGCAAAAGATGAAGATAATGAAGGTAAAGGTGATGTATCAAGCTTTGCAGCACTTTGCACGGCGCTCGCAGCCACTATTGGTACTGGTAATATCGTTGGTGTTGCTACAGCGATAAAAGCTGGAGGACCTGGTGCTTTATTTTGGATGTGGATGGCAGCTTTATTTGGTATGGCTACAAAATATTCAGAAGGTCTTTTAGCTGTAAAATATAGAGTAACAGATGATAATGGACAAATGTCAGGAGGTCCAATGTATTATATAGAAAGAGGCTTAGGGAATAAATTGCTCGCAAAACTTTTCGCCATATTTGGAATAGGAGTAGCTTTCTTCGGTATAGGTACTTTTCCTCAAGTTAACGCTATAACAAATGCAGTCAAAATAGCATTTAACATTCCAATAATTATTTCTGCAATAATATTAACTTCTCTAGTAGCATTAGTAACTCTCGGAGGTATAAAAAGTATTTCTAGAGTATCTGAATTCATTGTTCCTTTCATGGCTGTATTTTATATAATTGGAGTTATATGTATATTAATTGCTAATATTAAATTATTACCTCAAACTATAGCATTAATAATAAGAAGTGCATTCACTCCTACAGCTGCAACAGGCGGTTTTTTAGGTGCAGGGGTTATGCTTGCTATTAGAAGTGGTATATCTAGAGGTGTATTTTCAAATGAATCTGGTCTAGGTAGTGCTCCAATTGCAGCTGCTGCAGCTAAAACCAAATCATGTGTAAGACAAGGTCTAATATCCATGACAGGTACATTTTTTGATACAATTATCGTATGTACAATGACAGGTTTAGTCTTAATTTTAACAGGGACTTGGAATTCTGAACTGGCAGGAGCTGAAATGACAACTGCAGCATTCAGAATAGGACTCCCTATTTCAATTATAGGTGAATACATAGTGACTATTGGGCTAATCTTCTTTGCATTTACTACTATATTGGCGTGGAATTATTATGGAGAAAGATGTACAGAGTATTTATTTGGTGTTAAAGGTATAAGGATATATAAATATATATTTATAGCTTTAATTGCTTCAGGTTCATTCTTAAAATTAAATTTGATTTGGACTATAGCAGATATAGTAAATGGATTAATGGCAATACCGAACTTAATTGCTCTCATAGGATTAAGTCCTGTAATAGTTTATGAAACTAAAAAGTATTTTAATGCAGTTAAGTCTAGAAAAATACATAATATAAAACTAGCAGATGAAACAAATTAG
- a CDS encoding carbohydrate ABC transporter permease: MKSKNRYGYLFISPFFIVFSIFGIYPIILSLYMSFTDYTGIGSPFDANWVGISQYLRLIHDEYFLQAFFNTWKIWGVNIILQLSIALILAVIFSDIRLKLKGVSLFRGIFYLPNLMTVSSVALLFLFILDWQHGSLNMLLLKLGLISKPVNWLGQPATAQLSVSLIQTWLWFGHTFIIVFAGIQGISKDYFEAAMIDGANRRQTFTKVTLPLLKPIMIYVVITSLIGGLQLFEIPFLVSTNGLGGPEGSLVTMVLYLYNQAFTYDNFGYAAAVAYGLFLIILAFSIIVFRGMFKKEV; the protein is encoded by the coding sequence GATATGGATATTTATTTATATCACCATTTTTTATAGTGTTTAGTATATTTGGTATTTATCCTATAATTCTTTCTTTATACATGAGTTTCACAGATTATACAGGCATAGGCTCTCCATTTGATGCTAATTGGGTTGGAATATCACAATACCTAAGATTAATACATGATGAATACTTTCTTCAAGCATTTTTTAATACATGGAAAATATGGGGAGTAAACATAATACTACAATTGTCCATAGCTTTAATCTTAGCAGTAATATTTTCAGATATTAGATTAAAATTAAAGGGTGTAAGTTTATTCCGTGGTATTTTTTATTTACCTAATTTAATGACAGTTTCATCTGTTGCACTGTTGTTTTTATTCATTTTAGATTGGCAGCATGGTTCACTTAATATGTTGTTATTAAAACTTGGACTTATTTCAAAGCCTGTCAATTGGCTTGGACAACCAGCTACCGCTCAATTATCGGTTTCCCTTATTCAAACTTGGTTATGGTTTGGGCATACATTTATAATTGTCTTTGCTGGTATTCAAGGAATATCCAAGGATTATTTTGAAGCAGCTATGATAGACGGAGCAAATAGAAGACAGACATTTACAAAGGTAACTTTACCGTTATTAAAGCCTATAATGATTTATGTTGTTATAACATCATTGATTGGAGGATTACAATTATTTGAAATACCATTCTTAGTTTCTACAAATGGTCTAGGAGGCCCAGAGGGTTCTTTAGTAACAATGGTATTATATCTATACAATCAAGCTTTTACTTATGATAATTTTGGTTACGCTGCGGCAGTAGCTTATGGGTTATTCCTTATAATACTAGCATTCTCTATTATTGTCTTTAGAGGAATGTTCAAAAAAGAGGTTTAA